One Micromonospora sp. WMMD1120 genomic region harbors:
- a CDS encoding ArsI/CadI family heavy metal resistance metalloenzyme, producing MSRVQLALRVSDLEGSVAFYSNLFGVEPAKRRQGYANFAVENPPLKLVLIEGDAGQPTVMDHLGVEVFSTAEVDAATRRLAESGLVTMEENDTECCYALQDKVWVRGPGDEPWEVYTVKADADTLTRVGVEQCRCGEPDAGEGGSGPRCC from the coding sequence ATGTCCCGTGTGCAGCTCGCCCTGCGCGTGTCCGACCTCGAAGGCTCCGTGGCCTTCTACTCGAATCTGTTCGGCGTCGAGCCGGCCAAGCGTCGTCAGGGCTACGCCAACTTCGCGGTGGAGAACCCGCCGCTCAAGCTCGTCCTCATCGAGGGCGACGCCGGTCAGCCCACCGTCATGGACCACCTGGGCGTGGAGGTCTTCTCCACCGCCGAGGTCGACGCCGCCACCCGGCGTCTCGCCGAGTCCGGCCTCGTCACCATGGAGGAGAACGACACCGAGTGCTGCTACGCCCTTCAGGACAAGGTCTGGGTGCGTGGGCCGGGCGACGAGCCCTGGGAGGTCTACACGGTCAAGGCCGACGCCGACACCCTCACCAGGGTCGGTGTCGAGCAGTGTCGCTGCGGCGAACCGGACGCGGGCGAGGGCGGGTCCGGACCGCGCTGCTGCTGA
- a CDS encoding metalloregulator ArsR/SmtB family transcription factor encodes MSKQELPVVDVRAAACCPPLSVRPMDAAQAAVVAPMFKALGDPVRLRLMSMIASVPEMCVCDLTPAFDLSGPTISHHLKVLREAGLVDSERRGTWVWYRVQPEAFRQLGALLDLSATSRPAGA; translated from the coding sequence ATGTCAAAACAAGAGCTGCCGGTGGTGGACGTCCGGGCGGCGGCCTGCTGCCCCCCACTGTCGGTCCGCCCGATGGACGCCGCGCAGGCGGCGGTTGTCGCGCCGATGTTCAAGGCCCTCGGCGACCCGGTCCGGCTGCGGCTGATGTCGATGATCGCCTCGGTGCCGGAGATGTGCGTCTGCGACCTCACCCCGGCGTTCGACCTCTCCGGGCCGACCATCTCGCACCACCTCAAGGTGCTGCGCGAGGCCGGCCTCGTCGACTCCGAGCGCCGGGGCACCTGGGTGTGGTACAGGGTCCAACCCGAGGCGTTCCGCCAGCTCGGCGCGCTGCTCGACCTGTCCGCCACGTCCCGGCCGGCCGGCGCGTGA
- a CDS encoding MIP/aquaporin family protein: MRLGLARRASAEFVGTALLVTAVVGSGIAAARLSPGDVGLQLLENAIATAFALGALILVFGPVSGAHLNPVVSAVDWWLGRRGGTGLPGRDLAAYSTAQATGAVAGAVLANLMYDLPAATWSRTDRTGAHLWLAEAVATAGLVVLVFALARSGRTSTAPAAVGAYIGAAYWFTSSTSFANPAVTIGRTVTDTFAGIAPASLPGFVIAQLVGGLVAVSALAAWYPGAERAADAVVLPRLPQESDTR; encoded by the coding sequence GTGAGGCTCGGCCTCGCCCGACGCGCCTCGGCCGAGTTCGTCGGCACGGCGCTGCTGGTCACCGCCGTGGTCGGCTCCGGCATCGCGGCGGCCCGCCTGTCACCCGGTGACGTCGGGCTCCAACTCCTGGAGAACGCGATCGCCACCGCGTTCGCGCTGGGCGCGCTGATCCTCGTGTTCGGACCGGTCTCCGGCGCCCACCTCAACCCCGTCGTGTCCGCCGTCGACTGGTGGCTCGGCCGGCGCGGCGGCACGGGCCTGCCCGGCAGGGACCTCGCCGCCTACAGCACCGCACAGGCGACCGGCGCGGTCGCCGGGGCCGTGCTGGCGAATCTCATGTACGACCTGCCGGCGGCCACCTGGTCGCGGACCGACCGCACCGGAGCGCACCTGTGGCTGGCCGAGGCCGTCGCCACCGCCGGTCTGGTCGTCCTGGTCTTCGCCCTCGCCCGCAGCGGACGCACGTCGACCGCGCCGGCCGCGGTGGGCGCCTACATCGGCGCGGCCTACTGGTTCACCTCGTCCACCTCGTTCGCCAACCCCGCGGTCACCATCGGCCGGACCGTCACCGACACCTTCGCCGGCATCGCCCCCGCGTCCCTACCCGGCTTCGTGATCGCCCAGCTCGTCGGCGGGCTGGTGGCCGTCTCCGCGCTCGCCGCCTGGTATCCCGGCGCCGAGCGCGCCGCCGACGCCGTCGTCCTGCCCCGACTCCCACAGGAATCCGATACGCGATGA
- a CDS encoding arsenate reductase ArsC: MSAKPSVLFVCVHNAGRSQMAAGWLRHLAGDTVEVRSAGSEPADRLNPAAVAAMREVGIDITDQTPVRLSWDAAEASDVIVTMGCGDTCPVFPGKRYEDWALTDPAGQPLDVVRRVRDDIRARVETLLVDLGGRRPAGAAPDA; this comes from the coding sequence ATGAGCGCCAAGCCCTCCGTCCTGTTCGTCTGTGTCCACAACGCCGGCCGCTCCCAGATGGCCGCCGGCTGGCTGCGGCACCTGGCGGGCGACACCGTCGAGGTGCGCTCCGCGGGCAGCGAACCCGCCGACCGCCTCAACCCCGCCGCCGTCGCCGCCATGCGGGAGGTCGGCATCGACATCACCGACCAGACTCCGGTACGCCTCAGCTGGGACGCCGCCGAGGCGAGCGACGTCATCGTCACCATGGGCTGCGGCGACACCTGCCCCGTGTTCCCCGGCAAGCGCTACGAGGACTGGGCCCTCACCGATCCGGCCGGGCAACCCCTCGACGTCGTCCGGCGCGTCCGCGACGACATCCGGGCCCGGGTCGAGACGCTCCTGGTCGATCTGGGCGGGCGACGGCCCGCCGGTGCCGCCCCGGACGCGTGA
- a CDS encoding SDR family oxidoreductase, with the protein MRCDGLVAVVTGGASGIGNACVRAFLAAGARVGVLDLDVSGLPGDPRLLAVAADVADRSSVDAAVTSVAETFGGVDILVNNAAISSVGTVQENDDEQWTRALDVNVTGVARTSAVALPYLRRSSSAAIVNISSIAATVGLPKRALYSATKGAVHALTLAMAADLVTEGVRVNCVAPGTVDTPWVARLLAGAADPVAEKRQLAARQPTGRLVTADEVAAAVLYLASPATASVTGTSLAVDGGMSGLRLPAPAADRRPS; encoded by the coding sequence ATGCGGTGTGACGGCCTGGTGGCGGTGGTGACCGGCGGGGCCTCGGGGATAGGCAACGCCTGCGTGCGGGCGTTCCTGGCCGCCGGTGCCCGGGTCGGGGTGTTGGACCTGGACGTCTCCGGTCTGCCCGGGGACCCTCGGCTGCTCGCGGTCGCTGCCGACGTGGCCGACCGGTCCTCGGTCGACGCGGCCGTCACCTCGGTGGCGGAGACGTTCGGTGGCGTCGACATCCTGGTGAACAACGCCGCCATCTCGTCGGTCGGCACCGTGCAGGAGAACGACGACGAGCAGTGGACCCGGGCGCTCGACGTCAACGTCACCGGCGTGGCCCGGACGAGCGCCGTCGCCCTGCCGTACCTGCGCCGGTCGTCGTCCGCCGCGATCGTCAACATCTCCTCGATCGCGGCGACCGTCGGCCTGCCCAAACGCGCGCTCTACTCGGCCACCAAGGGCGCCGTGCACGCGCTCACCCTCGCCATGGCCGCCGACCTGGTGACCGAGGGCGTACGGGTCAACTGCGTCGCCCCGGGCACAGTGGACACTCCCTGGGTCGCCCGCCTGCTCGCCGGAGCGGCCGACCCGGTGGCGGAGAAGCGGCAGTTGGCCGCCCGGCAGCCGACCGGTCGACTGGTCACCGCCGACGAGGTGGCCGCCGCCGTCCTCTACCTCGCGTCGCCGGCCACGGCGTCGGTGACCGGCACGTCGCTGGCCGTCGACGGCGGCATGTCCGGTCTGCGGCTGCCCGCCCCCGCCGCCGACCGGCGGCCTTCATGA
- a CDS encoding fumarylacetoacetate hydrolase family protein, translated as MKFMRVGPVGRERPVLYVDGRHVDLSSLTADIDGDFLAGDGFQRVREATDLPEVDVTGQRVGAPIARPGAVLCVGQNYAAHAAESGAEPPTTPIIFYKAPNTVVGPYDEVLIPRGSTRTDWEVELAVVIGRRARYLESPADALAHIAGYVLSNDVSERDFQLAVSGGQWSKGKSCETFQPLGPWLVTPDEVDDPQALGLRSWVNGEPRQDSRTSDMVFDVAYLVWHLSQFTVLDPGDVVNTGTPQGVALSGRFPYLRVGDVMEVEIDGLGRQRTVLGNA; from the coding sequence GTGAAGTTCATGCGCGTCGGGCCCGTGGGGCGGGAACGCCCCGTGCTGTACGTCGACGGGCGGCACGTCGACCTCTCGTCGCTGACCGCCGACATCGACGGCGACTTCCTCGCCGGCGACGGGTTCCAGCGGGTGCGGGAGGCCACCGACCTGCCGGAGGTCGACGTCACCGGCCAGCGGGTCGGCGCGCCGATCGCCCGACCCGGGGCGGTGCTCTGCGTCGGGCAGAACTACGCCGCGCACGCCGCCGAGTCGGGCGCCGAACCGCCCACCACGCCGATCATCTTCTACAAGGCGCCCAACACCGTCGTCGGCCCGTACGACGAGGTGCTGATCCCGCGCGGGTCCACCAGGACCGACTGGGAGGTCGAGCTGGCGGTGGTGATCGGCCGGCGGGCCCGCTACCTCGAATCGCCGGCCGACGCGCTCGCGCACATCGCCGGTTACGTGCTGTCCAACGACGTCTCCGAGCGCGACTTCCAGCTCGCCGTGTCCGGCGGCCAGTGGTCGAAGGGCAAGTCCTGCGAGACGTTCCAACCGCTCGGCCCGTGGCTGGTCACCCCGGACGAGGTCGACGACCCGCAGGCGCTGGGGCTGCGGTCCTGGGTCAACGGCGAGCCCCGGCAGGACTCGCGCACCAGCGACATGGTCTTCGACGTGGCGTACCTGGTCTGGCACCTGTCCCAGTTCACCGTCCTGGACCCGGGCGACGTCGTCAACACCGGCACCCCGCAGGGGGTGGCGCTCTCCGGCCGCTTCCCGTACCTGCGTGTCGGTGACGTGATGGAGGTCGAGATCGACGGGCTCGGCCGGCAGCGCACCGTGCTCGGCAACGCCTGA
- a CDS encoding GntR family transcriptional regulator, which yields MAQQDGREGRLRPARRLTLAEDVYESIKTLVMDHILPPGERVNIDALARELDVSPTPVREALARLEADGLVRKRPLSGYSTTPLLTRAEFDDLFEVRHLLEGETAARAATHASAEARQRISAEAAASIDVEAGDGYRRHAAFTALDARFHDLIADAAGSPLLRDSITRLHAHLHLHRLYFPVSGASDTHTEHQRVAAAIVAGDAATATEAMHAHLSAARERHLPAFDRPGDPPRDSA from the coding sequence ATGGCCCAGCAGGACGGCCGCGAGGGTCGACTCCGCCCCGCCCGTCGCCTCACCCTCGCCGAGGATGTCTACGAGTCGATAAAGACCCTCGTGATGGACCACATCCTGCCGCCCGGCGAACGGGTCAACATCGACGCCCTCGCCCGCGAGCTGGACGTCTCCCCCACCCCGGTCCGCGAAGCCCTCGCCCGGCTGGAGGCCGACGGCCTGGTCCGCAAGCGCCCGCTCTCCGGTTACAGCACCACGCCGTTGCTCACCCGCGCCGAGTTCGACGACCTGTTCGAGGTGCGTCACCTGCTGGAGGGCGAGACCGCCGCACGGGCCGCGACGCACGCGTCCGCCGAGGCCCGGCAGCGCATCAGCGCCGAGGCGGCGGCCAGCATCGACGTGGAAGCCGGCGACGGCTACCGCCGGCACGCCGCGTTCACCGCGCTGGACGCGCGGTTCCACGACCTGATCGCCGACGCCGCCGGCAGTCCGCTGCTGCGCGACAGCATCACCCGGCTGCACGCACACCTGCACCTGCACCGGCTGTACTTCCCGGTGTCCGGCGCGTCGGACACCCACACCGAGCACCAGCGCGTCGCCGCCGCCATCGTCGCCGGTGACGCGGCGACCGCCACCGAGGCGATGCACGCCCACCTCAGCGCCGCCCGGGAGCGCCATCTGCCCGCGTTCGACCGGCCCGGCGACCCGCCCCGCGACTCGGCGTGA
- a CDS encoding (Fe-S)-binding protein produces the protein MRIALFITCVNDLAYPATGIAVTRILRRLGHTVDFPTAQTCCGQMHANTGYRAEALPMVRGYVDVFDGFDAIVAPSGSCTAMIREQYPRLHAPAASVAARTYELSELLVDVLGVTDVGAEFRETVTYHPTCHGLRMLRLGDRPLSLLRQVRGIELVELGDATECCGFGGTFALKNTAVSTAMLSDKCARVRETGARVLAAADNSCLAHIGGGLDRHRSGVRAVHYAEILAETGAR, from the coding sequence GTGCGCATCGCCCTCTTCATCACCTGCGTCAACGACCTCGCCTACCCGGCGACCGGCATCGCCGTCACCCGCATCCTGCGCCGGCTCGGCCACACCGTCGACTTCCCCACCGCCCAGACCTGCTGTGGGCAGATGCACGCCAACACCGGCTACCGGGCCGAGGCGCTGCCGATGGTCCGCGGCTACGTCGACGTCTTCGACGGCTTCGACGCGATCGTCGCGCCCTCCGGGTCGTGCACCGCGATGATCCGCGAGCAGTACCCCCGCCTGCACGCGCCGGCCGCGTCGGTGGCCGCCCGCACGTACGAGCTGTCCGAACTGCTCGTCGACGTCCTCGGGGTCACCGACGTCGGCGCGGAGTTCCGGGAGACGGTCACCTACCACCCCACCTGCCACGGTCTGCGGATGCTGCGCCTCGGCGACCGGCCGCTGAGTCTGCTGCGCCAGGTGCGCGGGATCGAGCTGGTCGAGCTGGGCGACGCCACCGAGTGCTGCGGCTTCGGCGGCACGTTCGCGCTGAAGAACACCGCCGTCTCCACCGCGATGCTCAGCGACAAGTGCGCCCGGGTGCGCGAGACCGGCGCCCGGGTGCTCGCCGCCGCCGACAACTCCTGCCTGGCGCACATCGGCGGCGGCCTGGACCGCCACCGGTCGGGCGTGCGGGCCGTGCACTACGCCGAGATCCTCGCCGAGACGGGAGCCCGCTGA
- a CDS encoding LutB/LldF family L-lactate oxidation iron-sulfur protein, translating into MNRPVTPTTGSGRIRTPLPFPTAARPAVADTQLRANLHRATRTIRDKRARVVDEVPDWEALRDAGAAIKADVQRRLPELLEQFEASVTAAGATVHWARDAAEACRIVVDLTRAAGADEVVKVKSMATQEIELNEALEAAGIAAYETDLAELIVQLGEDTPSHILVPAIHYNRAQIRDVFQRRMADAPADLTDEPAALAEAARAHLRRRFLSARVAVSGANFAIADTGTLVVVESEGNGRMCLTLPQTLISVVGVEKLLPTFGDLEVFLQLLPRSSTGERMNPYTSMWTGVTAGDGPQSVHVVLVDNGRSAVLADPVGRPALSCIRCSACLNVCPVYERAGGHAYGSVYPGPIGAILSPQLTGVADNASLPYASTLCGACYDVCPVKINIPEILVHLRQEAPHPPVERATMRALSWVMRSPRRWAAALRLTRLGAGPLGAYRQRRTGRRTLRRLPWPASAWTRSRDLPLPAPQTFRDWWGKQ; encoded by the coding sequence ATGAACCGTCCGGTCACCCCCACCACCGGGAGCGGGCGCATCCGTACGCCGCTGCCCTTTCCGACCGCGGCCCGGCCGGCGGTCGCCGACACCCAGCTACGCGCGAACCTGCACCGGGCCACCAGGACCATCCGCGACAAGCGCGCCCGGGTCGTCGACGAGGTGCCCGACTGGGAGGCGCTGCGCGACGCCGGCGCCGCGATCAAGGCGGACGTGCAGCGCCGGCTGCCGGAGTTGCTGGAGCAGTTCGAGGCCTCCGTCACCGCCGCCGGCGCCACTGTGCACTGGGCGCGCGACGCGGCCGAGGCGTGCCGAATCGTCGTCGACCTGACCCGGGCCGCCGGGGCGGACGAGGTCGTGAAGGTCAAGTCGATGGCGACCCAGGAGATCGAGCTCAACGAGGCGCTGGAGGCGGCCGGGATCGCCGCGTACGAGACCGACCTGGCCGAGCTGATCGTGCAGCTCGGCGAGGACACCCCCTCGCACATCCTGGTGCCGGCGATCCACTACAACCGGGCGCAGATCCGGGACGTCTTCCAGCGGCGGATGGCGGACGCGCCGGCCGACCTGACCGACGAGCCGGCCGCCCTGGCCGAGGCGGCCCGCGCCCACCTGCGGCGGCGGTTCCTCTCGGCCCGGGTCGCCGTCTCCGGCGCCAACTTCGCCATCGCCGACACCGGCACCCTGGTGGTCGTCGAGTCCGAGGGCAACGGGCGGATGTGCCTGACCCTCCCGCAGACGCTGATCAGTGTCGTCGGCGTGGAGAAGCTGCTGCCCACCTTCGGTGACCTGGAGGTCTTCCTGCAACTGCTGCCCCGGTCCTCGACCGGGGAGCGGATGAACCCGTACACCTCGATGTGGACCGGCGTCACAGCGGGCGACGGCCCGCAGTCGGTGCACGTGGTGCTCGTCGACAACGGCCGGTCCGCGGTGCTCGCCGACCCGGTCGGACGGCCGGCGCTGTCCTGCATCCGCTGCTCCGCCTGCCTCAACGTCTGCCCGGTGTACGAGCGCGCCGGCGGGCACGCGTACGGCTCGGTGTACCCGGGGCCGATCGGGGCGATCCTGTCCCCGCAGCTCACCGGCGTGGCCGACAACGCCTCGCTGCCGTACGCGTCGACGCTCTGCGGCGCCTGCTACGACGTCTGCCCAGTGAAGATCAACATTCCGGAGATCCTGGTCCACCTCCGCCAGGAGGCGCCGCACCCGCCCGTCGAACGGGCCACCATGCGCGCGCTGTCCTGGGTCATGCGCAGTCCTCGACGCTGGGCGGCCGCCCTGCGCCTGACCCGGCTCGGCGCGGGCCCGCTCGGGGCGTACCGCCAGCGGCGCACCGGCAGACGTACGCTGCGCCGGTTGCCCTGGCCGGCCTCGGCCTGGACCCGGTCGCGGGACCTCCCGCTGCCCGCGCCGCAGACCTTCCGCGACTGGTGGGGGAAGCAGTGA
- a CDS encoding LUD domain-containing protein, with protein MTARDEILARLRAALADSPPAVPAQRRYRRVDDRPDLVEVLVDRLTDYRAVVHHGLDALPGLLADVYRLAVPTDVPAGWLSGYAGQVHRDAPPLSPADLDGMDAVLTGCAVAIADTGTIVLDAGPTQGRRALSLVPDRHLCVVRTDQVVGLLPEALTRLDPRAPLTWISGPSATSDIELDRVEGVHGPRRLEVVLVDSGV; from the coding sequence GTGACCGCACGCGACGAGATCCTGGCCCGGCTCCGCGCGGCCCTGGCCGACAGTCCACCGGCGGTGCCGGCGCAGCGGCGTTACCGTCGCGTCGACGACCGGCCCGACCTGGTCGAGGTCCTGGTCGACCGCCTGACGGACTACCGGGCGGTCGTCCATCACGGCCTCGACGCCCTACCCGGGCTGTTGGCCGACGTCTACCGGCTCGCCGTCCCCACCGACGTCCCCGCCGGGTGGCTGAGCGGCTACGCCGGGCAGGTTCATCGCGACGCGCCCCCGCTGTCCCCGGCCGACCTCGACGGCATGGACGCCGTCCTGACCGGCTGCGCGGTGGCGATCGCCGACACCGGCACCATCGTGCTCGACGCCGGCCCGACCCAGGGTCGACGTGCGCTCAGCCTGGTGCCGGACCGGCACCTGTGTGTGGTCCGCACCGACCAGGTGGTCGGTCTACTGCCGGAGGCGCTGACCCGGCTCGACCCACGCGCGCCGCTGACCTGGATCTCCGGGCCGTCCGCGACGAGCGACATCGAGCTGGACCGGGTCGAGGGCGTGCACGGGCCGCGCCGGCTGGAGGTCGTGCTGGTCGACTCAGGAGTCTGA